The Solenopsis invicta isolate M01_SB chromosome 3, UNIL_Sinv_3.0, whole genome shotgun sequence region atgaaaactttttttttaattgaagaaaaaagaaaaattaagagcccgaaaaattacgtttttcgttaaaacggccgccattttgtcaaaaattattttttcaaaaattccttCGTTCACGAACAAGATATATTCATATACTAACAGAATCTTTTTGGTTTTTTGATTTCAGATAATCCAGATTCGAGCAGCAGTGGACACCGCAAAACCAGTTTTTTGAAAGGGCCTTCAGGAGGATGGAcgtatcttttttaattattaatattttttatttaaaaaattatattacattcataaaaatatattctctcaCATAGACCAACCCAATTTTAAACAAGTCTTAtagttaatgcaaaaaaaattctcaaatctATTTTTCGGCTTCCTGACTAGGGATAACCCCTTAAACCTAcaacagaaaaagtaaaatatattattgattatccTAAACCTAAGACATTTCATGATATGCGTAGATTTATtggcattatcaattattatcgtcGTTGTCTTAAAAATACAGCCGAACATCAAGCTTTACTtactgaatttttaaaggatagtagcaagagagatagaagagttaTCCATTGAAATAATGAATCTGAAGTAGCCTTTCAAAACTGCAAAGAAGAACTTCTTCGAGTTACTACTCTTTCTCATCCTGTACCTCACGTTCCTTTGATTTTAACTTGTGAtgcctttaattttgctgttggagCGTCTCTAGAACAAACCATCGGTAATGTTAATAAACCTATtgcattcttttctaaaaaaacttGATCAAACTCAGAAGAATTAAAGCACTTACGATAGAGAACTTCTTAGTATTTATTTAGCTATCAAGCACttcaaatatttacttgaaggaCGTCAACTGATTATTAGAACAGATCACAAGCCTTTGATTTACGCTTCCCGTCAAAAACTTGATAAAGCATCTCCTAGGCAGATCagacaattggattttatagcccaattttcttctgatattatttatatttcaggcAAGTTAAATTTTGTAGTCGATGCTTTATCAAGAATTGAATCAGTCTCAATGCCAATTATAGTATCTCTTGATAAGTTGGCTGATATTcaaaaagaagatgaagaacttCAAGACTTACTTTCTTCAAACTCTTCTCTTCAATTAAGGACACTTATTCTTACTGGCTCAACTTCTCctatttattgtgattgttcTTCTGAACTAATTCGTCTTTATGTGCCTAAACCTCTTCGCAAGAGAATTTTTGATGTTGTTCATGGACTTgctcatcccagtggaagatcAACAGCTAaacaacttttacaaaaatttatttggccaTCTTTGAAAAAAGACATTAAAGAATGGACTCGTACGTGTCTACCTTGTCAACGCTCTAAGATTTCAAGACACACGAAGAATGTTCCTGTTAAAATCGCAATTCCTGATCAGCGTTTTCAACATGTCCATTTAGACTTGATTGGTCCCCTTCCATCTTGTCAAAATTTTCGTTATTGCCTTACGATTATTGACCGTTTTTCACGTTGGCCTGAAGCTATCCCTCTAAGGAAATCTCTACTGATACTGTTTCTACAGCTTCTTATACTCATTGGGTAGCTAGATACGGTCCTCCCTTAACTATCACCACGGATCAAGGATCGCAGTTCGAAGCAGCTCTTTTCAAGGCTTTAATCAATTTGATTGGTTGTGACAGGAAAAGAACTTCTGCTTATCATCCTGCTTCAAATAGCATTTTGGAAAGGTGGCATAGGACTGTCAAGACTTCCATTATGTGTCATCAGACGAAGAATTGGTTAGAATCTCTTCCTTCTGTTCTTCTTGGTCTTCGTTCatgttttaaagaagatttaaaagCTTCACCTGCGGATTTACTCTATGGAACCACTCTTCGGATTcctggaaaattttttattgaagaggaTTTTCCTGCAGATCCTAAAATCTTTTTGGAGAAACACAGAATTCATATGAGAAATGTCAGATCTTCACCAACCAGTCAACACATCAAGAAATctccttttgtacataaaaatctcTTTGATTGTACTCATGTTTGGATTCGTGATGATGCTGTCAAGAAATCTCTTCAACCTCCTTATTCTGGACTATTTCTTGTTGTCAAACGCATTTCTGATTATTTGTTCTCTATAAATGTTTCAGGTAAAATTGCCAATATTTCTACAGAACGGCTTAAACCAGCTTTTCTTCCTAGAGAAGACTTCTCTGCAGTTTTTATTTCCTCACCTTGCTCTTCGTCTACGGAACCTGCAACCAGTTTAGATGTTCCTGCTTCTATTTCCGTTcctgtttcaagacctttaagaacttaTCCAGCTAAGAAAaaagttcatttcgcaacgtagtcgtcgctttggggggagtactgtggcgttctaacactctttcacttacacttacacttacacttacactttctacacttgttatcAATTTTCCTTGTAAACATAttcaattatcttttattacttagcaacacaaaacatctgttgttataaacttttacttctttattattattcagcTTGTCAAATAGTTTACATGTCTCAATAAATTTCTCTCaatcaaatataaatctagtgatttatacaATAAGTAATCGCTACACGTCAACACCTTCTTCGTTTGCCTTATCAATATTGCCTCTGAACATGCGTTTCTTTCAGGCAAAGGGGATTCTCTTCCGCATAAAGGTGTTCGGCGATTAATACGATCGTTACTTCGTCCGTCTACAAGAAGATTCTGTtgttttgtttatgtttttGTTATGCATTACATTAGATAAGtcaaatttttgtatgtttatAAATGGAATTTTGGATAAAAGTAGACATATATGTCgacatttaagaaatttatgatcgtgtaataatataactttacaattttttggtaATGCAGTTACAAGttctgaaaaaaaagtaaaaggattcagtaaatattaaagccatacaatttttatcaatattaatttgttagtCATAAAATTCTACCCTATAGGTAAATGTTAATCAAGTATGTTAAACAAgagtaatttacaatttattgaagaaaaagaaaaagacgtAAGATAGCATGGGAATactaatacataatattataaaagacaCTTCATATCTCTTTCaattaaacttataaaatcagaaataaaCCAAATGCATATCAATGGTTTGATCTTTATGTTttgaatagaattaaaaaattcttcaaatgtaattttatcatcatatttaatataacaagGATTTCTCCTTGTCCGTTGCTCTTGAATCGCAGTGTCTAAccataatctaaaaaaaataattttacattgaaaaaaggatataaaaaattgagcTTTAGAAATTCTTATTCAATCGAATaaagtttatacatttttaaaattttacgtattttgaGTTATAAAACCTAAAAAtaaccataaaaattaaatttatatcaatttgaaaatgtgaaaaatgaaagatgaaaaaaacgtaaaattgttaaaatttatgaacgtaattttcttttattcaattctgtgcttttttgtgtatttataattatataatcttgGGTCATCTATTTCGAAGTGCACAACATATGTAAAAAGTTCCGgcaaaatattacaagaaatataattgtagaataaaatgtttaaggtaaaagttataatgtttaaaatttctatttaattcttttatcaatttaacttttggttaaattttttttattttcttttattataccggtacaatattataaaattacacagcCGCACAAAAAAATGTCATATCCGAGAAATTGGATCCACGtatcttatgtattttgatgcTCTGAAACTGAATATGACTtcagaattgcgccatcagatcaggattttttttaccgGGCTGAATagtgtataattttaaagaatgtttggcaattttttgaGTGTATACTTTTTTGTGCAATTGTGTTTGTATGTTATAAGGCGTAATTTTAATGgctatttttagattttaagattcaaaatacaaaaaaatattattcatgtatactatttatttgtttgaataacagttataaaagttttaattttattttcttttatacactgaaaaaaaagtaactaaattttaataaatatttgtttgtatatatgcaagaaaatatttatttgcagtaCATCATTATTTAGTCAATTAAAGAAAActgataattacatttaattagtcgttcttttaataaataaatatatatttatacttagtaaatattttcttgcaaatatacaaacaaatacttattgaaatttagtaatttttttttagtgtattgCGTACAACAaatccaagcagaacagggagtcgtCACGACAttaaaatgatgtcaaagtgactgcaaaatgatcattccCAGATAACAATTTGTGATGGCTCACGACACCCTCACGGTGTGAGATATCACGTGTGCGTGCAACATCGTAATCATATTGCCCTATCAATGTGATAGCGGCACGTGTGCGTGCATAGAAGGTGGCATTATGAAATCATGGGTGAGAAGATATATGAGTGATCGAAAGGAATATTTTAGATACTCTATCGTTATGTATGATTGTGTATTTATcacgataaatattttcatgGTGAGAATTTATATCACCCGTACTGTGTGATACTTACACGTGCCGATATCATGGATCAACGCAATCACTTTGTCTTCACAACGTGACAGAGTAAAAAGTGATCAAAATATTGAACGAACCGTcatgcattttacaattttatatattttttcattaatacaagatatgaaaaatatatattgtagtataataggaaacattttatgatttttgtttgtaatttttattgttatatttattgatcagaaattatagaacaaaactaataaagtttcttttttattatataacttttaaataatttttattatgaaatttatatataatatacataatttatatataatatagttttatattatatacacataacataaaatatatatatatatatatatatatatatatatatatatataattttttatttaatatattatattatttatctatttatttatctattttcagtattttcaatttgaattatgaatttaaaaatatttcttatctaatttacaaaattatgctttttttatttttaaattttatcccaTTTTATTGTAAGGCAATATTTTACAATCCAGTTTCTTAGTTTAAACTCGCACATGTTAATCTGAACGCACTGCAGTCAAAGcttttatattagtttttattttatttgatgaattaataattatagttcTTCTGCAAATATATATCATTACGTGTATTATAGGTTTTTAGTACTACAGTTAATATGTGGAAGGTTTTTATGTACAAACATTTGCATATACCgagcaatattttttgtttactttaaataaatttttttttaacaaaattaatatttaacaaaactatttccttaattaaaactaattctttgtaatttatttttaagctcATATTGcctattgcaatttttaattgcatagcGGAAGGTTGGAGGAGTCTGATAACGAAAAAGAAAGTTGTATTTTATCACAAGTGATTTGGAGGTATATAGATACATGTTCATTGTTATATGTTCGGGTAAAAGTTAAGAATATCACCATCATCTCCGAATAgtactttttctctttcaccgattatgtaaaattttattttttaatttcaagtagagatactttttaaattgttattccaaataattaatgtaaagtaaatgtttaattaaaatacaatattaaatcagtatttctttaaaactttatttcaaattagtgttaactaaatattaaataaacattatatgtTTTCTGTAGTATTATCAAAACTAaagaattaatgtaaaataaatatgtaaataatgtgaAACAAATAGTTTtgctcattaaatttttattgacaaaataattacacaagcacacacgcacgcacgcacgcacgcacgcacacgcgcacacacacacacacacacacacacacaaccattgacaaaattattaggcacccttgctttttgataacatttataaaaataatgttatttcctttatttgaaaaaattctaaaataaatagggtgcctaataatttcgTCAATGgctgtatatatgtgtgtgtgtgtgtgtgtgtgtgtgtgcgcgtgcgtgcgtgcgtgcgtgcgtgcgtgcgtgcgtgcgtgcgtgcgtgcgtgcgtgcgtgcgtgcgtgcgtgcgtgcgtgtgtgtgtgtgtatgtccATGGGCAGTTTTGACGACACTTTTTGAATTATGCATAAACATATGTTTCCTTGCTCCCTGAACAGCATGCTACAAGCCGTTTTGAAAAATTCCagatatttttcaagaaaagtaCAAAAACGTACAAAGTGGCAGATTCGACTACTTCTTTCATAATCTGGCAATTTTGACGAcagtgtattaaaaatatatcatttatagctgtgtaaagattatttttacgaCTAATCGTATATAAAATGATCAGTTTCTAGCGATATAAAGGTGGATTCGACGACTAGTCGTCAAAAGAACCGTTGCATTACTTTTGCATAGGTCTgtcaaaaaaatcattataacaATGACTGAATGACAGATTTGTTGAAGCGGCACACATTTTTCCTGAGAAGTATGAAATATGCCTTCGAGGATGGGAAGAAAATCCAAACAACTTTAATTATGTGCATTTGGCCCAATTAGCTTAATTTAGCGACCATTTTATGtggttctaacatttatttcgtTATATAAACCAAGGGACATAACCTCATAATTTTACACTTGTCAATCTGCATGAAAATGAGCGAGAGTGAATTAACATAAACATTAGATAGAAGCAATAACAATGTTAATAGCATTGAGAGCTTTCATCTATTGTTTATATGTAATTCACTATCGCTCATTTTTATGCAGTTTGACAAATGTAAGGTTGCAAGGTTATATCCCTtggtataattaataaaataaatgttagaaccaTATAAAATGGTTGATAAATAAAGCTAATTGGGCCGAAtgcacataattaaatttatttggatttttCTCCCATTCTCAAAGGCGTATCTCATACTTCTAAGGAAAAATGGATGCCGCTTCAAAAAATCTGTCATTAAGTCATTGTTTAAATGACTTTATTGTCAAGGCAATGTGTTTTAAAGAATTAacgtttaaaacatttatttcaggattaaataaaagtattaacatAATTCTAATGACTCTGgtgtaaataaattcaaaagatgAGTGGTAGAGGTAGCTTGGTAGATTCTCTGATTTTAGTAgtgaattaataaaacaatagatAAGATAAGATTATTTTCACTACAgtttattgtaacaaaattgttataatcAACGATAAGTGTTATAATCAACGGGATTCAATCTGTCTTCTTATCTTATTATTAGTCAGTTATGTTGCACAATTCTGAAATCATAGAAAATCTACAAAATTCTGACCTGTAACacttatcttttaaaattaatatctcgagaaacattaattttaaaaaagagagaTACAGGACACACAGTTATAAATTTTCTCTGATTTCAGAAgcgtacaatataattaatagataAGTAAGATAAGAAGACAGTTTGAATCCCGTTGTTCATAATAAGTTTGTTACAATAAACTGCAGTCAAAAAAACTTAACTTAcgtattgtttaattaatttacacacTTTTAAAATCAGAGAGAATCTACAAATATGTGACCCTTATCActcatcttttaaaattaatcacacTAAGGACATTAAAATCATGTTAATACTTCTATTTAATCctaaaataactgttttaaacGTTAATTCTGTAAAAGTACACATTGCCTTGATAATAAAGCCATTAAAACAATGACAGATTTCTTGAAGCGGCACACATTTTCAGTGAGATATACGAGATACGTCTTCGAGGACGGGAGGAAGGACATAATAAGTTCAATTATGTGCATTCGGTGCAATTTGCTTTATTTGATAACCATTTTATGCGattctaacatttatttcgtTAATGAAACCAATGGACATAAACTTATGATCTTACACCTGACAAACTGTAAGAAAATGAGCGACAGTAATTTACACATAAACATTAGATGACAGGGGCCCTATTCTTGAAATTATGTGATTAATTTTCGTATACAAAAATGGCAAAATAACCAATAGGAGAATATCATTGAATAATTCTATTGGCTATTCTGCCACTTTCGTATACGAAAATTATTTGCATGTTATCAAGAATAGAGCCCCAGTtctcaatgttaataacattgCTCTATTGATTCTAACGAATGTTTATGTACAATTTACTGTCGCTCATTTTCGTTATGTTTGACAGGTGTAAGGTTATGAAGGATATGTCCCTTGGtttaattaacgaaataaatgttagaaccaCATAAAATGGTCGCTAAATAAAGCTATAGTTAGGCCAAATGCACATAATTAAACTTGTTTGGATTTTTCTCGCTTCCTCAAAGGAGTATCTTATATATCTCGTGGAAAATGTGTGCCGCTATAAAAAATGTGTCATTAAGTCATTCTTGTAATGGTTTTATTGTCAATGCaatgtgtaattttaaagaataaacgtTCTAAACAAGAATCTCATGAATAAATGGAactattattatgattttaatggCTCTAGAGTTATTCATTTTAGAGTGATAGAGGTCAAAGATTTGTGGAATCTCTGATTTAAAAATTCAGAGAATATGTGTGTCACTTCAAAAAATCTGTCATTAAGTCAATGTTGTGATGGCTTTATTGCCAATGCgtacttttgaaaaataaacatttgaagCAAATATCTCatgattaaataaaactgtCAATATGATTCTAATTTCTCTAgagtgattaattttaaatatgagtGATAAAGGGACAGATTTGTGGATTTGCTCTGATTTTAAAAGAGTTAAAGTTAATTACCTAATAAATAAGATAAGTTCACTTCGACTGCAAGTTATTGTAACAAACTTAGCATAATCAATGAGATTGAAACTGTCTTCTTACCTTacttattagttaattaatttacacacTATTAAAATCAGAAAGAATCTACAAATCTGTGACCTCTATcactcatttttaaaattaatcactgTAGAGACATtagaataatattaacagttttatttaactgtgagatatttgtttcaaacttttattataaaaaatactcatTGACAATAAAGCCATTACAGCAATGGCTAAATGACAGATTTTTTTAAGCGGCACACATTTTCatggaattttaaaatcaaagaaCGTACAAATCTGTAACCTCTATAattcatcttttaaaattaatcatactAGGGACATTAAAATCAtatgaacatttttatttaatcctgAAATAACTGTTTTAAACGTTAAGTATTTAAAAGTATGTACACATTGCCTTGACAATAAAACCATTAAAACAATGATTTAATGATAGATTTTTTGAAACGGCACACATTTTCTATGAGTTACATGGGATAAGACTTCGAGGAATGAAGGAAGATCCAAACAAGTTTAATTATGTGCATACGGCCCAATTAGCTTTATTTAGCGACCATTTTATgtgtttctaatatttatatcgTTAATTAAACCAAGGGACATAACCTCATAACCTTACACCTGTCAAACTGCATGAAAATGAGTGAGAATGAATTATACATAAACGTTAGATAGAAACAATATAACAACGTTATTAGCATTGAGACCTAATGTTTGTGTGTAATTCACTCTCGTTCATTTTTATGCAGTTTGACAGGTGTAAAGTTATGAGGTTATGTCCGTTGGtttaattaacgaaataaacgttagaatcaaataaaatggtaatggttagaattaaataaaggaAATTAGGCCAACACATAAATAAACTGGTTTGCATCTTCCTCCCTTCCTCGACGGCGTATCTCGCGTATCTCATGGAAAATATGTACTGCTTCAAAAAGTCTGACATTAAGTCATTGCTTCAATAGCGTTATTTTCAATGCAAtgtgtaattttaatgattacaAGTTTGAAGCAAGCATCTCATGATTAAATGAAACTGTCAATATGATTCTAATGTTTCTAGAGGGATCAGTTTTAAAATATGAGTGATAGGGTCACAGATTTGTAGATTGTCTATGATTTTAaaagtaagtaaattaattaactaatatgtAAGGTAAGAAGACAGTTTTAACCCCGTTGATTATAATAAGTTTGTTACAATAAATTGCAGTCAAAATAAACTTATCTTACTTATTGGTAAATTAATTTACACACTTTTAAAATCAGAGAGAATCTacaaatatgtgaccctttatcactcatcttttaaaattaattattctagaGACATTAGAATCATATTGACAGTTTCATTTACAGAAAATATGAAGGTCACCATTCAGATGTATGTAACGTACGGTTTCTTATTTTCAGCGATATCCGATGTACAATATACGTAGATAATGAAAACAACTAATTTCTGAATATGAAACAAAcattctggtaaattttacattCCTTTTATGcggttctaacatttatttcgtTATCTAAACCAAGGGACAAAATCTCATAACTTTACACCCATCATATTGCATGAAAATGAACGACAGTGaattatctataaatattaGAGGAACGCTCTCAATGTTAACAACATTGTTATATTGCTTCTATgtaatgtttatgtataattcacTTTCGCTCGTTTTCATGCAGGTCTAAGGTTATGAGGTTACGTCccttaattaacaaaataaatgttagaaccaCGTAAAAGAAATGTAAAGTATATCAGAACGTTTGTTTTATATTCAGTAATTGGTTGCTTTCATGATCCACGTGTATCGTAAATAAGATCAGGCTGAAAATAAGATACTGTACGTTACACACATCTGCTCTTtgtattttctgttttaattgaCGAAGTGTAAATAAACATAGTCTCGAAATAAAGCTAATTGGCCCGAATGCTCATAATTAAACTCGTTTTgatcttccttccttctttccatTCAGTGCAGTGCAAAGAATAATTCCAGAGGAATATTAATTCTCAGTACacataataattttccaatCCTTTATTATACACATTCCTTTAATATACAATGGATTATGCACTTCtggattaattttcattactgtACAAgtatacaaacattattaagtcttttaacaaatatttttttaaaatattgcagcatatctaaataactaattgtaatataaaaaaatacatttttttatataactaaatacCACAAACACGCGCTCGCTATTTAGCTTTgtacttttttcctttttttaaacataaattgcattaataacCTATTATTCACATCATTTGTTAACTCCGCGATGACAGTCGTTCTAAAGTAAGCGCAGCGAGAGGACCAATCAGCATAAAAAAAGGctatcaataatttttgagatttttgtAAAGACTTCAATAGATTCGAGTATTGATTTAACATATCTTTTTTTagataagaaaatttaaaattttttaacaaaaatgaattaagtAAAGTGTGCTTTACATGTGTTTTAAAGTTGACATAGCAAACTGGTGTATATACAAAGagtttattcataaaaaattagatttgatATATTTCAAGTTAGGTAAGTGCAACActtatataaactataaaccAGCAAATAATACTTTAACAGTATATTTTGCAGTTATACATggaaattttacagaaaaaatacaaaacactAATAGTTTTCGAGTCATATGTAAgcgattaaaaaagaaaagttttgtaaattaaattaaccgaAGAgacagcaaaattttatttttcataaaatttcaaatagttttGAAGACAATTCtggtttaaaatataattttaaatgtatatagtattaaaatttggtaatgatattaattttaggTTCGTGTGTTTCTTATTTGATTATGTAACCAAGTTTTTATCTGAGCACTTGTACGGGCCTTTAATACAGGATATTTACTTTTTGCTTCGTTAATTTCACGAAAAGATggcagttttttattttttatagcaagCCGGAATAAAGATAAAACTGTTGTGCGTTCATCATCTGTCCATCTGATCTTATGAGTCTTTTTTCTTGTAGGACCAAAAGGagatactaaaataataataaaattatgttaatctAATGTATttactatgaaatatattattgagcAACATACTTAATccgaaaacttatttaaacttacttttctttttttctttctcagtaTTATTCATGTCACTCTTTTCGCTAGACAGCCATTTagttttctcaatattttttgatGACGAATTATTGGAAATATCTAATTCTGTACTACTGCAGTCTTCTGAGTCGGTCAAATTTTTCTGATTATGTTTCCTCTTAAAAGCCAAACGTTTAACTGAAATAATGACAATTCACATTTATgcaatttgtttgaataaaatgtcTCTAAATTAAggtaattgttaaataataggagaaaaaaataagaaaatataattttaaaaaagtgcagagtaatattaaaacattgaaaatattttccttttgCATAATTATAATCTACATaaagaacaataataaaagttatcttTTACTTACATTATGTCTTccttaataattacattaaacagtatttacttaaatttaCTCTTTACTATATTtgatatagaaattatttaaacgtacctttctttctttctatattattagtcatattaatatcttttcttttccttgatgcgagtttaattttttcaatctgTGTTGATGATGAagtatcagaaatatttaaagggTATAGCCGGATTAATATGGGAAATCTGCCCCCGCGACTTTTTTGACTCGCACTCAGGGGATCGATTTGGtgtcgaataaaaataattcacctCAATTTTTAGCTCTTTAACTCAAACGGTTTTGGAGATTTTCAAAAACACCtgttttttgattttattttt contains the following coding sequences:
- the LOC120357300 gene encoding uncharacterized protein LOC120357300 encodes the protein MPIIVSLDKLADIQKEDEELQDLLSSNSSLQLRTLILTGSTSPIYCDCSSELIRLYVPKPLRKRIFDVVHGLAHPSGRSTAKQLLQKFIWPSLKKDIKEWTPSYTHWVARYGPPLTITTDQGSQFEAALFKALINLIGCDRKRTSAYHPASNSILERWHRTVKTSIMCHQTKNWLESLPSVLLGLRSCFKEDLKASPADLLYGTTLRIPGKFFIEEDFPADPKIFLEKHRIHMRNVRSSPTSQHIKKSPFVHKNLFDCTHVWIRDDAVKKSLQPPYSGLFLVVKRISDYLFSINVSGKIANISTERLKPAFLPREDFSAVFISSPCSSSTEPATSLDVPASISVPVSRPLRTYPAKKKVHFAT